From one Halosimplex rubrum genomic stretch:
- a CDS encoding tyrosine-type recombinase/integrase, translating into MAPRDPAQLRATLADGFDCEVDPLETYESTFREVTADPFELFVTDVLRGGDIADRTVTQYRIAFQQWRTYMADVGRHPACPNAAHVRGFARWLQVEQGNDAVATIRQKLQKLDRAFRFWQRDSALPHTERYNPVALARDQIDWETFDDTADKSPPPISRAELQARIGSITDLRTQVQLATQLKLGLRVGELCNVRLQDVNLVDEELTEYYPLGTHERLAGRPNAIYIPSKHERDGNKSHVPRILPLDAELQSLLRRYLRVRPTWIDDWLFVLSGGGPVGTKTVNRAWKETFHPAFAETAEYRAITSHFGRHYFTTYWRTEQDLPRELVQYMRGDVVGDPAADDSAMHHYLHTYYEDIEEPYRREIYSLDVSVPQLS; encoded by the coding sequence ATGGCACCGCGTGACCCCGCGCAACTCCGGGCGACCCTTGCCGACGGCTTCGACTGCGAGGTCGACCCGCTCGAAACGTACGAATCGACCTTTCGAGAGGTGACCGCTGACCCGTTCGAGTTATTCGTCACTGATGTGCTCCGTGGTGGCGATATTGCCGACCGAACCGTCACGCAGTATCGGATCGCGTTTCAGCAGTGGCGAACCTACATGGCCGACGTCGGTCGCCACCCGGCGTGTCCGAACGCTGCCCATGTTCGTGGGTTCGCACGGTGGCTCCAGGTCGAACAAGGGAACGACGCCGTCGCGACGATCCGGCAGAAACTGCAGAAACTCGACCGCGCGTTTCGATTCTGGCAGCGAGACTCGGCACTCCCACACACCGAACGGTACAATCCGGTTGCTCTGGCGCGCGATCAGATCGACTGGGAGACGTTCGACGACACCGCGGACAAATCTCCCCCGCCGATCTCGCGTGCGGAACTCCAGGCCCGAATTGGGAGCATCACCGACCTCCGAACCCAGGTACAATTGGCGACGCAGCTCAAGCTCGGGCTGCGGGTAGGCGAACTCTGTAACGTCCGGCTACAGGATGTCAACTTGGTGGACGAGGAACTCACCGAGTACTATCCGTTGGGGACACACGAGCGCCTCGCTGGCCGGCCGAATGCGATCTACATCCCGTCGAAACACGAACGAGACGGCAACAAGTCCCACGTTCCACGGATCCTGCCACTCGACGCCGAACTCCAATCACTCCTCCGTCGATATCTCCGCGTGCGGCCGACATGGATCGACGACTGGCTGTTCGTCTTGTCCGGTGGCGGGCCAGTCGGTACGAAGACTGTCAATCGAGCGTGGAAGGAGACGTTCCATCCAGCGTTTGCCGAGACGGCAGAGTACCGAGCGATCACCTCCCACTTCGGGCGTCATTACTTCACGACGTACTGGCGGACGGAACAGGATCTCCCGCGCGAGCTCGTTCAGTACATGCGTGGCGATGTCGTCGGTGATCCAGCCGCAGATGACTCTGCGATGCATCACTACCTCCACACCTATTACGAGGACATTGAGGAGCCGTATCGACGTGAGATATACAGTCTCGATGTCTCGGTGCCACAGCTCAGCTGA
- a CDS encoding sugar phosphate isomerase/epimerase family protein gives MTDPLPISGFADEIADDLDDQLSTLESLDISHLDLRGVWNENALDLSEDRIDDLEATLDDRGFSVTSIGSPTGKIGIEDDFEPHMERLDRALELANRFDTDGVRVFSYYIPDGDDPADHREEVLRRTEVAVEKADDAGVTLLLENEKDIYGDTPGRMRDLLTTVDSPHLRAVFDPANYLEIGVRPYPDALLQVVEYVEQVHVKDAEFGERGGIRPAGEGDGRIGETVAALRDRGFDGALSLEPHLAFAGSDYGYSGPEGFEAAAEALKGELESAGVAYE, from the coding sequence ATGACCGACCCCCTGCCGATCAGCGGGTTCGCCGACGAGATCGCCGACGATCTGGACGACCAGCTGTCGACCCTGGAATCGCTCGACATCTCCCACCTCGACCTGCGCGGCGTCTGGAACGAAAACGCGCTGGACCTCTCCGAGGACCGCATCGACGACCTCGAAGCGACGCTGGACGACCGCGGGTTCTCGGTCACCTCCATCGGCTCGCCGACCGGCAAGATCGGGATCGAAGACGACTTCGAGCCCCACATGGAGCGCCTGGACCGCGCGCTCGAACTCGCGAACCGCTTCGACACCGACGGGGTGCGCGTGTTCTCCTACTACATTCCCGACGGCGACGATCCCGCCGACCACCGCGAGGAGGTCCTGCGCCGGACCGAGGTCGCCGTCGAAAAGGCCGACGACGCGGGCGTGACACTCCTCTTGGAGAACGAGAAGGACATCTACGGCGACACGCCCGGGCGGATGCGGGATCTCCTGACGACCGTGGACTCACCGCACCTCCGTGCGGTCTTCGACCCCGCGAACTACCTCGAAATCGGCGTGCGACCGTACCCCGACGCGCTGCTGCAGGTCGTCGAGTACGTCGAACAGGTCCACGTCAAGGACGCCGAGTTCGGCGAGCGTGGGGGGATCCGACCCGCCGGCGAGGGCGACGGCCGCATCGGCGAGACCGTGGCCGCACTCCGTGATCGGGGCTTCGACGGCGCGCTGTCGCTGGAGCCCCATCTGGCCTTCGCGGGCTCGGACTACGGCTACAGCGGCCCCGAGGGGTTCGAGGCCGCGGCCGAGGCGCTGAAAGGGGAACTGGAGTCGGCGGGCGTCGCCTACGAGTAG
- a CDS encoding SWIM zinc finger family protein produces the protein MHPLERLAFPTRVVKRAQYEAFEFSLVDDGVLVRNESHADPSDHEYLVTVADGLPTACTCPADDHYEGACKHRVAVAIRRPLLAAATAAADAQSVAADGGRVPSSVADTPDSPSAQDEPAAPTDETCADCIGEFPCWECVRTGRKELPD, from the coding sequence ATGCACCCACTCGAACGACTGGCGTTTCCGACCCGCGTCGTAAAGCGTGCCCAGTACGAAGCCTTCGAGTTCTCGCTCGTCGACGATGGCGTCCTCGTCCGCAACGAGAGTCACGCCGACCCCAGCGACCACGAGTATCTCGTCACTGTCGCGGACGGCCTCCCCACGGCGTGTACGTGCCCGGCCGACGACCACTACGAGGGCGCGTGTAAACACCGCGTCGCCGTCGCGATTCGACGGCCACTCCTCGCTGCGGCGACGGCCGCGGCCGACGCCCAGTCGGTCGCCGCGGACGGCGGTCGCGTTCCGTCGTCGGTCGCTGATACTCCTGATTCACCGTCCGCACAGGACGAACCCGCGGCGCCTACCGACGAGACGTGCGCGGACTGCATCGGCGAGTTTCCCTGCTGGGAGTGCGTTCGGACCGGCCGCAAGGAACTGCCCGACTAG
- a CDS encoding CPBP family intramembrane glutamic endopeptidase — MVLDEIATTGWQVVTTWVAQIRSGDPGSLLLAWALVGGCKLLLIRILPTFHARVRLLCRDDGLRTDRSGERSSEPSPVTTAQLKEAEAANTQVTVRDLLRALDTVVLVPIIEEILFRGIPVVASRRASDSTAVLLLVSIAATAGWASLHVYFGRTPYILPHLLSGLFLLYLWLHGQGDAAIALHMLTNLVVVLARVARRFVRVAHPNILAPGEEYWVTVAQHTEPSYGLYSARTSDGQQLRVTDVTPGETYLVRVATVGRGTMAYPLRAAETVERSPRQCDDEG, encoded by the coding sequence ATGGTGCTCGACGAGATCGCGACCACCGGTTGGCAGGTGGTCACGACCTGGGTCGCACAGATCCGCAGCGGTGATCCCGGGAGTCTCCTGCTGGCCTGGGCGCTTGTGGGTGGCTGCAAACTCCTGTTAATCAGGATACTGCCAACGTTTCACGCTCGGGTGAGGCTACTGTGCCGAGACGACGGATTGCGGACCGACCGGTCAGGCGAGCGGTCGTCCGAACCGTCACCTGTGACAACAGCCCAACTCAAAGAGGCCGAAGCGGCGAACACACAGGTCACCGTTCGTGATCTGCTGCGGGCGCTCGATACCGTCGTTCTGGTCCCCATCATCGAAGAGATACTCTTCCGGGGGATTCCGGTGGTTGCGAGCCGACGGGCCAGTGACTCCACCGCAGTTCTCCTCCTCGTGTCGATCGCTGCGACGGCTGGCTGGGCGTCCCTGCACGTCTACTTCGGTCGAACGCCGTACATCCTCCCACATCTCCTCAGCGGACTGTTCCTGTTGTACCTGTGGCTCCATGGACAGGGGGACGCTGCGATCGCCCTCCACATGTTGACGAATCTGGTTGTGGTCCTCGCCCGGGTGGCCCGGCGATTCGTCAGGGTCGCCCACCCGAACATCCTCGCGCCCGGCGAAGAGTACTGGGTGACCGTCGCCCAGCACACCGAGCCGTCGTATGGGCTCTACTCGGCGCGAACCAGCGATGGACAGCAGCTCCGCGTGACCGACGTCACCCCGGGCGAAACGTATCTGGTCAGGGTCGCGACCGTCGGCCGAGGCACGATGGCGTACCCACTGCGAGCCGCCGAGACAGTCGAGCGGTCGCCCCGCCAATGTGACGACGAGGGTTAG
- a CDS encoding restriction endonuclease subunit S yields the protein MSEALEQSDQQEGYKTVQLGPREIPIPDEWDIVPFDEAIELNPKYDKPDNGPFDYLPMDAVDEEKQTIEYWTQREKDDCTTTWFKNGDTVYAKITPCTENGKITFIDGMSTEVGSGSTEFLVFHPCEGVIEERFVYYLSNLPEFRSVTISLMEGSTGRQRVPSDVFKGNLTIPLPPLPEQRRVVDILSTVDEQIQQTDEIIEKFEELKKGIAHRLLDNGARSESKSDVVVGPLSIPLPESWELRRLENFPTPASSVVQTGPYGSKLQKEEFTDSGYKIYRQANINSGDFEKGGQYVTEEKYHDLEKYQVVPDDVLLTRMGTIGDAAVLPDDARKGIMDYHLFRIRIDPSFCLPEYLSGVLRSSRIVKHQIESFSHGAIMDGLNTGLINELRIPVPSTEEQREIVDILSTIDQRVSIEKERKIELKQLKRGLMQDLLTGKVRVDTD from the coding sequence ATGAGTGAAGCCTTGGAACAGTCCGATCAGCAAGAAGGCTACAAAACCGTCCAACTCGGACCTCGTGAGATTCCGATACCGGATGAGTGGGATATCGTTCCTTTCGACGAGGCCATAGAGCTTAACCCGAAATACGATAAGCCCGACAACGGCCCGTTCGATTACCTCCCGATGGACGCTGTTGATGAAGAAAAGCAGACCATCGAATACTGGACTCAGCGGGAGAAAGACGATTGTACGACGACGTGGTTCAAGAACGGAGATACCGTCTACGCTAAAATCACGCCATGTACTGAAAACGGGAAGATCACATTCATCGACGGAATGAGTACCGAGGTCGGTTCTGGCTCTACAGAGTTCCTCGTTTTCCACCCTTGCGAGGGCGTGATTGAGGAGCGATTTGTCTACTACCTCTCCAATCTCCCCGAATTTCGGTCGGTCACTATTTCCTTGATGGAAGGTTCGACTGGACGCCAACGGGTTCCGAGTGACGTATTCAAAGGGAATCTAACTATCCCGCTCCCCCCGCTCCCCGAACAGCGCCGAGTCGTCGACATCCTCTCGACGGTCGACGAGCAGATTCAACAGACAGACGAGATTATCGAGAAGTTCGAGGAACTGAAAAAGGGAATCGCCCACCGGCTCCTTGATAATGGGGCTCGAAGCGAATCTAAAAGTGATGTAGTGGTCGGGCCACTCTCAATACCCCTACCTGAGTCATGGGAATTGAGACGGCTCGAAAACTTTCCCACTCCAGCGTCCAGTGTGGTTCAAACCGGACCATACGGAAGTAAACTCCAAAAGGAAGAGTTCACCGACTCGGGCTACAAAATATATCGACAAGCGAACATCAATTCTGGAGATTTCGAGAAAGGAGGCCAGTATGTGACGGAAGAGAAATACCATGATTTAGAAAAATATCAGGTTGTGCCTGACGATGTCCTCTTAACACGGATGGGAACGATAGGAGATGCTGCTGTACTTCCTGATGATGCAAGAAAAGGAATAATGGACTATCATTTGTTCAGGATTCGTATTGATCCTTCATTCTGTCTTCCGGAGTATCTGAGTGGAGTTCTGCGAAGTTCACGTATTGTCAAGCACCAAATCGAGTCATTCAGCCACGGAGCGATAATGGACGGGTTGAATACTGGATTGATTAATGAACTTCGCATTCCGGTTCCATCTACCGAAGAACAGCGAGAAATCGTCGACATCTTATCTACTATTGACCAGAGAGTATCAATAGAGAAGGAACGGAAGATCGAGCTAAAACAACTAAAACGCGGCCTCATGCAGGATCTCCTCACTGGCAAAGTTCGCGTTGACACCGACTAA
- the mutS gene encoding DNA mismatch repair protein MutS, producing MTEATGIVGEFLSLKEETDADILAMQCGDFYEFFAEDAELVADELDLKVSQKGSHGSSYPMAGVPLDDLTPYLSALVERGYRVAVADQYETDDGHAREITRIVTPGTHLETSDDDAQYLAAVVREDGDGDDATYGIAVADVTTGQFLVTEQSGADATSAALTELYKFDPAEVLPGPDIRSDDGFLDEVRERTDASLSLHTTEAFAPGRARHRVREQFGGETLESVGIADADAAVRAAGAVVSYVDETGAGVLASMTRLQSFDESAYVDLDATTQRNLELTETMQGERSGSLFDTVDHTVTSAGGRLLREWLQRPRRSREVLTRRQSTVAALAESAMARDQLRETLGDAYDLERLASKAASGSADARDLRAVQTTLALLPAVGELVAETERLADSPLADVLDRPDRAAAAELAADLDEALVEDPPGTVTQGGLIRRGFDPELDEIVDDHESALDWIEELPEREKRKTGITHLSVDRNKTDGYYIQVGKSETDQVPEEYEQIKTLKNSERYVIDELAEKERAILRLEERRHEMEREIFERLRDRVAARAEILQETGRALAECDALASLAAHAVRNDWTRPELSDGRELSVEQGRHPVVEQTTQFVPNDLRMDEERQFLVVTGPNMSGKSTYMRQAALITLLAQVGSFVPARSARVGLVDGIYTRVGALDELAQGRSTFMVEMQELSNILHSATDESLVILDEVGRGTATYDGISIAWAATEYLANQIQAKTLFATHYHELTALGKELPTVENVHVAADERDGDVTFLRTVEDGPTDRSYGVHVADLAGVPDPVVDRSRDVLDRLREEKAIEVQGSDGGDGGGTEQVVFDLGSGELVAGDSNGSQQQVATDGSQIEAPAEEQNGQSLDPETEAILDELGNIDVNETSPVELMAKVQTWQEQLDDSDADVS from the coding sequence ATGACAGAGGCGACGGGTATCGTCGGGGAGTTCCTCTCGCTCAAGGAGGAGACCGACGCCGACATTCTCGCGATGCAGTGCGGCGACTTCTACGAGTTCTTCGCGGAGGACGCCGAGCTCGTCGCCGACGAGCTGGATCTCAAGGTGTCACAGAAAGGGTCCCACGGTTCGTCGTATCCGATGGCCGGCGTGCCGCTGGACGACCTGACGCCGTATCTCTCCGCGCTCGTCGAGCGGGGCTACCGGGTGGCCGTCGCCGACCAGTACGAGACCGACGACGGCCACGCCCGGGAGATCACGCGAATCGTGACCCCGGGCACCCACCTCGAAACGAGCGACGACGACGCGCAGTACCTCGCGGCGGTCGTCCGCGAGGACGGAGACGGCGACGACGCCACCTACGGCATCGCCGTCGCGGACGTGACGACCGGGCAGTTCCTCGTCACCGAGCAGTCGGGGGCGGACGCGACGAGCGCGGCACTCACCGAGTTGTACAAGTTCGACCCCGCGGAGGTGCTGCCCGGCCCCGACATCCGCTCGGACGATGGCTTCCTCGACGAGGTCCGCGAGCGAACCGACGCCTCGCTGTCGCTGCACACCACGGAAGCGTTCGCGCCGGGCCGCGCTCGCCACCGCGTCCGCGAGCAGTTCGGCGGCGAGACCCTGGAGAGCGTCGGCATCGCCGACGCGGACGCCGCGGTCCGCGCGGCGGGCGCGGTCGTCTCCTACGTCGACGAGACGGGCGCGGGCGTGCTGGCGTCGATGACGCGTCTGCAGTCGTTCGACGAGTCCGCCTACGTCGACCTGGACGCGACGACCCAGCGCAACCTCGAACTCACGGAGACGATGCAGGGCGAGCGGTCGGGGTCGCTGTTCGACACGGTCGACCACACCGTCACGAGCGCCGGCGGGCGGCTCCTCCGGGAGTGGCTCCAGCGCCCGCGCCGCTCGCGCGAGGTCCTCACTCGGCGCCAGTCGACCGTCGCGGCGCTGGCCGAGTCGGCGATGGCTCGCGACCAGTTGCGGGAGACGCTGGGCGACGCCTACGACCTCGAACGGCTGGCCTCGAAGGCCGCGTCGGGCAGCGCCGACGCCCGCGACCTGCGCGCGGTGCAGACGACGCTCGCGCTGTTACCGGCGGTCGGCGAACTGGTCGCCGAGACCGAGCGACTCGCCGACTCGCCGCTCGCGGACGTGCTCGACCGCCCGGATCGGGCGGCCGCCGCCGAACTCGCCGCCGACCTGGACGAGGCGCTCGTCGAGGACCCGCCGGGAACCGTGACGCAGGGCGGGCTGATCCGGCGAGGGTTCGACCCCGAACTGGACGAGATCGTCGACGACCACGAGTCGGCGCTCGACTGGATCGAGGAACTGCCCGAGCGGGAGAAGCGCAAGACCGGCATCACCCACCTCTCGGTCGACCGCAACAAGACCGACGGCTACTACATCCAGGTCGGCAAGAGCGAGACCGACCAGGTGCCCGAGGAGTACGAGCAGATAAAGACGCTCAAAAACTCCGAACGGTACGTTATCGACGAACTCGCGGAGAAAGAGCGGGCGATCCTCCGACTGGAGGAACGGCGCCACGAGATGGAGCGGGAGATCTTCGAGCGACTGCGCGACCGGGTGGCCGCGCGGGCCGAGATCTTGCAGGAGACCGGGCGGGCGCTCGCCGAGTGCGACGCGCTGGCGAGCCTGGCCGCCCACGCCGTCCGCAACGACTGGACCCGGCCCGAACTCTCCGACGGGCGCGAACTGTCGGTCGAGCAGGGACGACATCCGGTCGTCGAGCAGACGACGCAGTTCGTCCCGAACGACCTCCGGATGGATGAGGAGCGGCAGTTCCTCGTCGTCACCGGCCCGAACATGAGCGGGAAGTCGACGTACATGCGCCAGGCGGCGCTGATCACGCTACTCGCCCAGGTCGGCAGCTTCGTCCCCGCCCGCTCGGCGCGGGTGGGGCTTGTCGACGGTATCTACACGAGAGTGGGGGCGCTGGACGAACTCGCGCAGGGCCGGTCGACGTTCATGGTCGAGATGCAGGAACTTTCCAATATCCTCCACTCGGCGACCGACGAGTCGCTCGTGATCCTCGACGAGGTCGGCCGCGGGACCGCGACGTACGACGGCATCTCCATCGCGTGGGCGGCGACGGAGTATCTCGCTAACCAGATCCAGGCCAAGACCCTCTTCGCGACGCACTACCACGAGCTCACGGCACTGGGTAAGGAGTTGCCGACAGTGGAGAACGTCCACGTTGCAGCCGACGAACGCGACGGTGACGTGACCTTCCTGCGGACCGTCGAGGACGGGCCGACCGACCGGTCCTACGGTGTCCACGTCGCGGATCTCGCCGGCGTCCCCGACCCCGTCGTCGATCGGTCACGTGACGTGCTCGACAGACTCCGCGAGGAGAAAGCGATCGAAGTCCAGGGGAGCGACGGGGGAGACGGCGGCGGGACCGAACAGGTCGTGTTCGATCTGGGGTCTGGCGAGCTCGTGGCCGGTGACTCGAACGGTTCCCAGCAGCAAGTCGCGACCGACGGGAGCCAGATAGAGGCGCCCGCCGAGGAACAGAACGGTCAGTCGCTCGATCCGGAGACCGAAGCCATCCTCGACGAACTCGGGAACATTGATGTCAACGAAACATCACCCGTCGAACTGATGGCGAAAGTCCAGACCTGGCAGGAGCAACTCGACGACAGCGACGCTGACGTCAGCTGA
- a CDS encoding DUF6735 family protein produces the protein MGHRALIAYERPDSTYNIHYSHWGAQDLRLKPAITAKTPFGGDDSDRTLRTVHRRLRETTSKRAVDRLLDGRELPARQIDIEPRAIQLTVDEIIDEHLDFLHHEACYVVDTDCRVTAYRTHWFGLQHDCETIDDAPTVGNGALRTVRWHDGEPVGDGFAQGEFRGLKATVGDMLDRDVFTRAEAIEYMARKLDEWTDDTEALIVRRPRLVEDEHEY, from the coding sequence ATGGGACATCGCGCACTCATCGCGTACGAACGACCGGACAGCACGTACAACATACACTACTCACACTGGGGTGCCCAGGACCTTAGACTCAAACCTGCCATCACCGCTAAGACGCCCTTTGGCGGTGACGACTCAGATCGAACCCTCCGTACCGTTCACCGGCGTCTGCGAGAGACCACCTCCAAACGTGCCGTCGATCGACTCCTGGACGGCCGAGAACTTCCCGCCCGACAGATCGACATCGAACCGCGGGCGATCCAACTCACCGTCGACGAGATCATCGACGAACACCTCGATTTCCTGCACCACGAAGCGTGCTACGTCGTCGACACCGACTGCCGAGTCACCGCCTATCGCACCCACTGGTTCGGCCTGCAGCACGACTGCGAGACGATCGACGACGCCCCCACGGTCGGCAACGGCGCCCTCCGAACCGTGCGGTGGCACGACGGCGAGCCCGTCGGCGACGGCTTCGCCCAGGGGGAGTTCCGCGGGCTGAAAGCCACCGTCGGCGACATGCTCGACCGCGATGTCTTCACGAGAGCGGAAGCCATCGAGTACATGGCCCGGAAACTCGACGAGTGGACCGACGACACTGAGGCGCTGATCGTTCGCAGGCCGCGGCTCGTCGAGGACGAGCACGAGTACTGA
- a CDS encoding transcription initiation factor IIB: MATTDPYQRDFDEQPDESIPADECPECDGRLATDGGETRCTDCGLVVEACRLDRRGPRTFDDDTDRRRTGAPITEARHDRGLSTEIGHTTDANGNQLSDRKQRQLARLRREHTRAKWRSKAERNLAHGCTEIARMVGALGLDHQHREQASALFRSAQNEELLHVRSIEAFAAAAVYAVCRCTTATRTLGEVAAVAQVDRDRVANAYAVCNDDLGLLAPPQRPREYLPGLASAMDVPTETESQARSLAERAWDAEASIGTHPAGFAAGCLAVACRDHGVDITQLDLAAAADVSPVTVRDHRDTVAANRAAWAR; encoded by the coding sequence ATGGCGACGACAGATCCCTACCAACGTGACTTCGACGAACAGCCCGACGAATCGATCCCGGCCGACGAGTGTCCCGAGTGCGATGGACGGCTCGCCACAGACGGCGGGGAGACCCGCTGTACTGACTGCGGGCTCGTCGTCGAGGCGTGTCGGCTCGACCGACGCGGCCCACGCACCTTCGACGACGACACCGACCGGCGGCGAACGGGCGCGCCGATCACCGAAGCGCGCCACGATCGCGGGCTCTCGACGGAGATCGGCCACACGACCGACGCCAACGGTAACCAGCTCTCCGACCGGAAACAGCGACAACTCGCTCGGCTCCGCCGTGAACACACCCGCGCGAAGTGGCGCTCGAAGGCCGAACGCAACCTCGCCCACGGCTGTACGGAGATCGCCCGGATGGTCGGCGCGCTCGGCCTCGACCACCAGCACCGCGAGCAGGCGAGTGCGTTGTTCCGCTCGGCCCAGAACGAGGAGCTTCTGCACGTTCGCTCCATCGAGGCGTTCGCCGCCGCGGCCGTCTACGCGGTCTGTCGGTGTACGACCGCGACCAGAACCCTCGGTGAGGTCGCAGCGGTCGCGCAGGTCGACCGCGACCGCGTCGCCAACGCCTACGCCGTCTGCAACGACGATCTGGGCTTACTGGCGCCGCCACAGCGACCCCGGGAGTACCTCCCTGGGCTTGCGTCGGCGATGGACGTTCCAACAGAAACCGAGTCCCAGGCACGGTCGCTCGCCGAGCGGGCGTGGGACGCCGAGGCCAGCATCGGCACGCATCCAGCGGGGTTCGCGGCGGGCTGTCTCGCCGTCGCCTGTCGGGACCACGGCGTGGACATCACCCAGCTCGACCTCGCCGCTGCCGCGGACGTGAGTCCGGTGACAGTTCGTGACCACCGCGACACGGTCGCGGCCAACAGGGCGGCGTGGGCCCGATGA
- a CDS encoding type I restriction-modification system subunit M → MSDGDQATLPGTEPDILTLETLEDHLWAAADKLRGSIDSADYKNYIFGLLFLKRANDRFDEETEEVAEEYGIDEATAREDRDIHEEFWIPERARWDHIKAQETDVGAALNKALAAIEDENDPIEDRVLTTVDFNDKERLPDSLLSDLVSHFSKHRYRNVDLEDPDIFGRAYEYLIREFADDAGKKGGEFYTPREVVRLIVKCVNPEPGHRVYDPCCGSGGMLIYSAEHIRESGGDMEDISLYGQEKNLNTWAIGQMNVLLHELYDAKIEKGDTITEPKRVNKHDELEVFDRVIANPMWNQKEWSKEWVEENEPYNRFPYGLPPSNRGDWAWIQLMIASLNETGKAGVVMDNGVLFRSRSEKKIRKPILENDLVEAVIALPENLFYNTSSPGCILILNKDKPAERAEKVHFIYAEDQTLRESDVQVFEELSNQNQLTNEGVEYLAETFQTGREEDHHSRLVDLEEIEENDWNLNVPRYVDTTEPEEPIDVSEKLRELDRLAEERQESDEELQEYMEELEYR, encoded by the coding sequence ATGTCTGACGGCGACCAGGCGACGCTGCCTGGAACGGAACCCGATATACTCACTCTCGAAACGCTCGAAGACCACCTATGGGCGGCTGCCGACAAGCTGCGCGGGAGCATCGACTCCGCGGACTACAAGAACTACATCTTCGGTCTATTGTTTCTCAAGCGGGCGAACGACCGCTTCGACGAGGAGACGGAGGAGGTCGCCGAAGAATATGGGATCGACGAAGCAACTGCCCGGGAGGATCGAGACATCCACGAGGAGTTCTGGATTCCCGAGCGCGCTCGCTGGGATCACATCAAAGCTCAGGAAACCGACGTGGGGGCTGCGCTGAACAAGGCGCTCGCGGCGATCGAAGACGAAAACGACCCCATCGAAGATCGTGTGCTCACGACGGTCGACTTCAACGACAAGGAACGGCTGCCCGACTCACTCCTCTCGGATCTCGTCTCGCACTTCTCGAAGCACCGGTACCGGAACGTCGACCTCGAAGACCCCGACATCTTCGGGCGGGCCTACGAGTACCTCATCCGCGAATTTGCCGACGACGCAGGCAAGAAAGGCGGTGAGTTCTACACGCCACGGGAAGTCGTCCGCCTCATCGTCAAATGCGTCAATCCCGAGCCCGGGCATCGCGTCTACGACCCCTGCTGTGGCTCCGGTGGAATGCTCATCTACTCCGCCGAGCACATCCGTGAGTCGGGCGGCGATATGGAGGACATCTCGCTGTACGGTCAGGAGAAAAACCTGAACACGTGGGCCATCGGCCAAATGAACGTCCTGCTGCATGAACTCTACGACGCCAAGATCGAGAAGGGCGACACTATCACCGAACCGAAGCGCGTCAATAAGCATGACGAGCTGGAGGTGTTCGACAGGGTCATCGCGAACCCGATGTGGAACCAGAAAGAGTGGAGCAAGGAGTGGGTCGAAGAGAACGAACCGTACAACCGCTTCCCGTACGGGCTCCCGCCGTCGAACCGCGGCGACTGGGCTTGGATTCAGCTCATGATCGCTTCGCTCAACGAGACTGGAAAGGCGGGTGTCGTGATGGACAACGGGGTGCTATTCCGCTCGCGTTCGGAAAAGAAGATCCGCAAGCCGATTCTGGAGAACGACCTCGTCGAGGCTGTGATCGCGCTACCGGAGAACCTGTTCTACAACACCTCCTCGCCGGGCTGTATCCTTATTTTGAACAAGGACAAGCCCGCGGAGCGAGCTGAGAAGGTCCACTTCATTTACGCCGAGGATCAGACGCTTCGAGAGTCGGACGTACAGGTGTTCGAAGAGCTCTCGAATCAGAATCAACTAACTAATGAGGGTGTTGAGTACCTCGCTGAGACGTTCCAGACGGGGCGCGAAGAGGACCATCATAGTCGGCTCGTCGACCTAGAGGAAATCGAGGAGAACGACTGGAACCTGAATGTGCCGCGTTACGTCGATACGACCGAGCCAGAGGAACCCATCGACGTGAGCGAGAAGCTACGGGAGTTGGATCGGCTTGCTGAGGAGCGTCAGGAGAGCGACGAGGAACTGCAGGAGTACATGGAGGAGTTAGAATATCGATGA
- a CDS encoding DUF7557 family protein, with protein MSTSIRISEATKRKLEALKRDDETFDDLLDRLAVSRTEAEVREMAGFGGDGVADGMSDAHGDLNESLEARSSE; from the coding sequence ATGAGCACGTCCATCCGCATCTCCGAGGCGACGAAGCGAAAGCTCGAGGCGCTGAAACGAGACGACGAGACGTTCGACGACCTGCTCGATCGACTGGCCGTCAGTCGAACCGAGGCCGAGGTCCGCGAGATGGCTGGATTCGGTGGCGACGGTGTCGCGGACGGGATGAGTGACGCTCACGGGGATCTGAACGAGTCGCTCGAAGCGCGTTCGAGCGAGTGA